One window of Saccharomyces mikatae IFO 1815 strain IFO1815 genome assembly, chromosome: 8 genomic DNA carries:
- the BCD1 gene encoding Bcd1p (similar to Saccharomyces cerevisiae BCD1 (YHR040W); ancestral locus Anc_5.303) translates to MVLCGVCGIKEFKYKCPRCLEQTCSLECSKKHKVRDKCSGQTHDPKEYVSSETLKQADDEKHERNAYVQRDYNYLTQLKRMVQVQKMDARMKNKRVLGPARASGNLKRRRYDVDEDDRDIMECQRIIRRGVNCLMLPKGMQRSSQNRSKWDKTMDLFVWSVEWILCPVQGKGEKKEAFKHVSHRIKETDLLIQGMGKNVFQKCCEFYCLAGTSCLEEGEDGSETKEERTQILEKSGLKFYTKWFPYNTTHITDSKKLVELAIHEKCIGELLKDTTVIEFPTIFIAMTEADLPEGYEVLHEKTPRVECTTALSKFTDDVKEEEDAEEDSRPTEESVKKKAPDASNSDSDSESDSDDDYNPGLSMDFLTA, encoded by the coding sequence ATGGTGCTGTGTGGCGTATGTGGGATAAAGGAGTTTAAGTATAAGTGTCCCCGGTGTCTGGAGCAAACATGCTCTCTAGAATGCTCCAAGAAGCATAAGGTAAGGGACAAATGTTCAGGGCAAACACATGATCCAAAGGAGTATGTATCGAGTGAGACATTGAAACAGGCAGATGATGAGAAACACGAACGAAACGCTTATGTACAGAGGGACTACAACTATTTGACACAGCTGAAGCGAATGGTGCAGGTGCAAAAGATGGATGCTAGAATGAAGAACAAGCGAGTTCTGGGGCCAGCGCGTGCTAGTGGCAacttaaaaagaagaagatacGATGTGGACGAGGATGATCGTGATATTATGGAATGTCAGAGGATAATTCGGAGGGGAGTGAACTGCCTGATGTTACCCAAGGGTATGCAGCGTTCATCGCAAAATAGAAGCAAGTGGGACAAGACGATGGACTTGTTTGTATGGAGTGTGGAGTGGATTCTATGTCCTGTGCAAGGGAAAGGCGAAAAAAAGGAGGCTTTCAAGCATGTCAGTCACCGGATCAAAGAAACAGATTTGTTGATCCAAGGAATGGGCAAGAACGTTTTCCAGAAATGCTGTGAGTTCTATTGTCTAGCTGGAACAAGCTGTTTAGAAGAGGGCGAAGATGGTTCGGAAACGAAAGAGGAACGCACACAGATTCTGGAAAAGAGTGGACTTAAATTCTACACGAAATGGTTCCCTTACAACACCACACATATAACGGATTCTAAAAAACTGGTAGAGTTGGCGATCCATGAGAAATGCATCGGAGAGTTGTTGAAAGACACAACAGTGATCGAATTCCCCACGATATTTATTGCAATGACAGAGGCTGACTTACCAGAAGGCTACGAGGTGCTACATGAAAAAACGCCCAGAGTGGAGTGTACAACCGCGCTAAGCAAGTTCACTGACGATGTAAAGGAGGAGGAAGACGCTGAAGAAGATTCCCGGCCAACAGAGGAGTCcgtgaagaagaaggcacCAGACGCCAGCAATAGTGACAGTGACAGTGAAAGTGACAGCGACGACGACTACAACCCAGGCTTATCCATGGATTTTCTCACCGCATGA
- the SRB2 gene encoding Srb2p (similar to Saccharomyces cerevisiae SRB2 (YHR041C); ancestral locus Anc_5.299), with amino-acid sequence MYSITFHHHSRQTVLIKDKSAMVTTATATDIPPALVFNGSSTGVPESIDTILSSKLSNIWMQRQLIKGDAGETLILDGLTVRLVNLFSSTGFKGLLIELQADEEGEFKAKVAGIEACLTGIHAKDYKTSSDSLSPEAQNEICDLAYQYVCALES; translated from the coding sequence ATGTACTCGATAACGTTCCATCACCATAGTCGACAGACTGTGCTGATCAAGGACAAGTCCGCCATGGTGACGACCGCAACAGCTACGGACATTCCTCCCGCCCTCGTATTCAATGGGTCGTCCACGGGCGTTCCTGAGTCCATTGACACGATCTTGTCGTCTAAGCTGTCCAACATTTGGATGCAGAGGCAGCTCATCAAGGGCGATGCGGGCGAGACATTGATCTTGGATGGGCTCACAGTGCGACTTGTCAACCTGTTCTCCTCCACTGGATTCAAGGGGCTGTTGATAGAGTTACAAGCGGATGAAGAGGGCGAGTTTAAAGCCAAGGTCGCTGGTATTGAAGCGTGTCTAACGGGAATCCACGCCAAGGACTACAAAACTTCATCTGACTCGCTGTCCCCGGAAGCGCAAAACGAAATCTGTGATTTGGCATACCAGTACGTTTGTGCTCTGGAATCCTGa
- the NCP1 gene encoding NADPH--hemoprotein reductase (similar to Saccharomyces cerevisiae NCP1 (YHR042W); ancestral locus Anc_5.292) encodes MPFGIDNTDFTVLAGLVVAVLLYLKRNSIKELLMSDDGDITAVSSGNRDIAQVVTENNKNYLVLYASQTGTAEDYAKKFSKELVAKFNLNVMCADVENYDFESLNDVPVIVSIFISTYGEGDFPDGAVHFEDFICNAEEGALSNLRYNMFGLGNSTYEFFNGAAKKAEKHLSAAGANRLGKLGEADDGAGTTDEDYMAWKDSILDLLKDELHLDEQEAKFTSQFEYSVLDDINDSVSLGEPSLHYLPSHELNRNADGIQLGPFDLSQPFIAPIVKSRELFSSNDRNCIHSEFDLSGSNIKYSTGDHLAIWPSNPLEKVEQFLSVFDLKPETVFDLKPLDPTVKVPFPTPTTVGAAIKHYLEITGPVSRQLFSSLIQFAPNSDTKEKLTLLSKDKDQFAVEITSKYFNIADALHYVSGGVKWNTVSMQFLVESIPQMTPRYYSISSSSLSEKQTVHVTSIVENFPNPELPDAAPVVGVTTNLLRNIQLAQNNVNIAETNLPVHYDLNGPRNLFANHKLPVHVRRSNFRLPSNPSTPVIMIGPGTGVAPFRGFIRERVTFLDLQKKGGNNISLGKHLLFYGSRNTDDFLYQEEWPEYAKKLDGSFEMVVAHSRLPNTKKVYVQDKLKDYEDQVFEMINNGAFIYVCGDAKGMAKGVSTALVGILSRGKSISTDDATELIKMLKTSGRYQEDVW; translated from the coding sequence ATGCCGTTTGGAATAGACAACACAGATTTCACGGTCCTGGCGGGACTAGTGGTAGCCGTGCTACTGTACTTAAAGAGAAACTCTATCAAGGAACTGTTGATGTCCGATGACGGCGACATCACAGCCGTCAGCTCGGGAAACAGAGATATTGCTCAGGTGGTGACCGAGAACAACAAGAACTATCTGGTGTTGTATGCGTCGCAAACTGGGACAGCCGAGGATTACGCgaaaaagttttccaaGGAGCTGGTGGCCAAGTTCAACCTAAACGTGATGTGCGCAGATGTCGAGAACTATGACTTCGAGTCGCTAAACGATGTGCCCGTCATTGTCTCCATCTTCATCTCCACCTATGGTGAAGGTGACTTCCCCGACGGGGCTGTTCACTTTGAAGACTTTATTTGTAATGCAGAAGAGGGTGCGCTATCGAATCTGAGGTACAACATGTTTGGCCTGGGAAACTCTACTTACGAATTCTTCAATGGTGCCGCCAAGAAGGCCGAGAAGCATCTCTCCGCTGCGGGCGCTAACAGATTAGGCAAGCTCGGTGAAGCAGATGATGGTGCAGGAACCACGGACGAAGACTACATGGCCTGGAAGGACTCTATCCTGGATCTTTTGAAGGACGAACTACACTTGGACGAACAAGAAGCCAAGTTCACCTCCCAATTTGAATACTCTGTTCTGGACGACATAAATGATTCCGTGTCGCTTGGTGAGCCTTCTTTGCACTATTTGCCCTCACATGAGTTGAACCGCAATGCGGACGGCATTCAATTGGGCCCCTTCGACTTGTCTCAACCGTTTATTGCTCCCATTGTTAAATCCCGTGAACTGTTCTCTTCAAATGACCGTAACTGCATCCACTCTGAATTTGACTTGTCTGGTTCTAACATCAAATACTCCACTGGTGACCATCTTGCTATTTGGCCCTCCAATCCGTTGGAAAAGGTCGAGCAGTTTTTATCCGTGTTCGATTTAAAGCCTGAAACTGTTTTTGATCTGAAGCCCTTGGACCCAACTGTTAAGGTGCCCTTCCCAACGCCAACTACTGTTGGTGCTGCTATTAAGCACTATTTGGAAATCACAGGACCTGTATCGAGACAACTGTTTTCGTCTTTGATTCAGTTCGCCCCTAACAGTGACACTAAGGAAAAATTAACCTTGCTATCCAAGGACAAGGACCAGTTCGCCGTCGAGATAACTTCCAAATATTTCAACATTGCAGACGCCTTGCATTATGTATCTGGTGGCGTCAAATGGAATACCGTCTCCATGCAATTCTTAGTCGAATCCATTCCTCAGATGACTCCTCGTTACTACTCCatctcttcctcttctctGTCTGAAAAGCAAACTGTTCATGTTACTTCCATTGTGGAAAACTTTCCTAACCCAGAGTTGCCCGATGCAGCTCCAGTTGTTGGTGTTACCACAAACTTATTAAGAAACATCCAGTTGGCTCAAAACAACGTCAACATCGCCGAAACTAATCTACCTGTCCACTACGATTTGAATGGTCCACGTAATCTTTTCGCCAATCACAAATTGCCCGTTCACGTTCGTCGTTCCAATTTCAGATTGCCTTCCAACCCTTCTACTCCAGTTATCATGATCGGCCCAGGTACGGGTGTCGCCCCATTCCGTGGGTTTATCAGAGAACGTGTTACGTTCCTGGATTTACAAAAGAAGGGTGGTAACAACATCTCACTAGGTAAGcatcttttgttttatgGGTCTCGTAACACCGATGACTTCCTATACCAGGAGGAATGGCCAGAATACGCTAAGAAATTAGATGGTTCGTTTGAAATGGTTGTGGCTCATTCTAGGTTACCAAACACTAAGAAGGTTTATGTTCAAGATAAATTAAAGGATTACGAAGACCAGGTATTTGAAATGATCAACAACGGTGCGTTCATCTACGTCTGTGGTGATGCAAAGGGTATGGCCAAGGGTGTGTCAACTGCATTGGTTGGCATCTTATCTCGTGGTAAATCTATTTCCACTGACGACGCAACCGAACTTATCAAGATGCTCAAGACTTCTGGTAGATATCAAGAGGATGTTTGGTAG
- the DOG2 gene encoding 2-deoxyglucose-6-phosphatase (similar to Saccharomyces cerevisiae DOG2 (YHR043C)): MPQLSVDLCLFDLDGTIVSTTTAAENAWTKLCHQHGVDPVELFKHSHGARSQEMMRKFFPKLDNTDNKGVLALEKDMADSYLDTVSLIPGAEDLLLSLDVDTDNKKKLPQRKWAIVTSGSPYLAFSWFETILKTVGKPKVFITGFDVKNGKPDPEGYARARDLLCQDLKLAGKKDLKYVVFEDAPVGIKAGKAMGAITVGITSSYDKSVLFDAGADYVVCDLTQVSVVKNNASGIVIQVENPLSKD, translated from the coding sequence ATGCCACAATTATCAGTAGATCTATGTCTGTTTGATTTAGATGGAACCATTGTTAGCACAACAACTGCGGCAGAAAATGCCTGGACGAAGCTATGCCACCAACATGGTGTTGATCCTGTCGAGTTATTCAAGCATTCTCATGGTGCAAGATCACAAGAAATGATGAGGAAGTTTTTCCCAAAATTGGACAACACGGATAATAAAGGTGTTCTTGCTCTAGAAAAGGACATGGCTGATAGTTATTTGGATACTGTGAGTCTTATTCCTGGTGCAGAGGATTTGCTGTTATCGTTAGATGTGGATACAGAcaacaaaaagaagttacctcaaagaaaatgggcCATTGTTACCTCTGGTTCTCCGTACTTGGCATTTTCATGGTTCGAGACAATATTGAAAACAGTAGGGAAGCCTAAAGTTTTCATTACTGGCTTCGATGTCAAAAACGGCAAGCCAGATCCTGAGGGTTATGCAAGAGCTCGTGATTTATTGTGtcaagatttgaaattagCTGGCAAAAAGGACCTGAAATACGTTGTTTTCGAGGATGCACCTGTGGGCATAAAGGCTGGCAAAGCAATGGGTGCTATAACAGTGGGAATAACATCTTCGTATGACAAAAGTGTTCTGTTCGACGCTGGTGCGGATTATGTGGTTTGTGATTTGACACAGGTTTCTGTGGTCAAGAACAATGCAAGTGGTATTGTCATTCAAGTGGAGAACCCGTTGTCGAAGGACTAA
- the SMKI08G0890 gene encoding HAD family hydrolase (similar to Saccharomyces cerevisiae DOG1 (YHR044C); ancestral locus Anc_5.290): MSQFSADLCLFDLDGTIVSTTVAAEKAWTKLCREYGVDPSELFKHSHGARTQEVLKRFFPKLDDTDNKGVLALEKDIAHSYLDTVSLIPGAEDLLLSLDVDTDNKKKLPQRKWAIVTSGSPYLAFSWFETILKTVGKPKVFITGFDVKNGKPDPEGYARARDLLCQDLKLAGKKDLKYVVFEDAPVGIKAGKAMGAITVGITSSYDKSVLFDAGADYVVCDLTQVSVVKNNASGIVIQVENPLSKDQTNKNMTKQST; encoded by the coding sequence ATGTCACAATTTTCAGCGGATCTATGCCTTTTCGACCTAGATGGTACTATAGTGAGTACAACGGTGGCTGCAGAGAAAGCCTGGACTAAATTGTGTCGCGAATATGGAGTTGATCCATCTGAGTTATTCAAACATTCTCATGGCGCAAGAACGCAAGAGGTGTTGAAAAGGTTCTTCCCAAAATTGGATGATACAGATAATAAAGGTGTTCTTGCTCTAGAAAAGGATATTGCTCATAGTTATTTGGATACTGTGAGTCTTATTCCTGGTGCAGAGGATTTGCTGTTATCGTTAGATGTGGATACAGAcaacaaaaagaagttacctcaaagaaaatgggcCATTGTTACCTCTGGTTCTCCGTACTTGGCATTTTCATGGTTCGAGACAATATTGAAAACAGTAGGGAAGCCTAAAGTTTTCATTACTGGCTTCGATGTCAAAAACGGCAAGCCAGATCCTGAGGGTTATGCAAGAGCTCGTGATTTATTGTGtcaagatttgaaattagCTGGCAAAAAGGACCTGAAATACGTTGTTTTCGAGGATGCACCTGTGGGCATAAAGGCTGGCAAAGCAATGGGTGCTATAACAGTGGGAATAACATCTTCGTATGACAAAAGTGTTCTGTTCGACGCTGGTGCGGATTATGTGGTTTGTGATTTGACACAGGTTTCTGTGGTCAAGAACAATGCAAGTGGTATTGTCATTCAAGTGGAGAACCCGTTGTCGAAGGACCAAACAAATAAGAATATGACGAAACAGAGTACATAG
- the DDE1 gene encoding Dde1p (similar to Saccharomyces cerevisiae YHR045W; ancestral locus Anc_5.287) encodes MNWSFILQLLITLLVILLSANWLLSSFLLDFKRDLTAVALSQQSSISSVRKENETAYYRSILVPTGFPLTTGLGLSLKYKIRNGNFGDVWNAIMEVSKGKNTIKFTGDEKSLSLGELNGMAKRIFGKLSTENFKNIGISNSIATLEGFTLTLASLMVSLKTGSIPHFLPAVPRQRVNDLDVLIIDSWRSFKMLNGSEDWYRLIIVCDDPTRSPELDANSKVTTWKELVEGFTNDTEYQYTPPDDNSDDKKPFAYVTSPWNGTNSFNQICLVSNIAEFIKGFPLGNELNKNEHLTISSKLATSSTSLQIWGKLFAVLLHGGCASFINPANLDCKSLQETTLLFIETRDVAKLLNSSSKSGLLNRICLSWATNLLSEGIFTKIAKMEPHSLDRLRCVYLTDSIKDAEVISTFPEKIPILEKKNQRTTPSTKQLNKIRAQLASRVVLELYCPYAIMGPVAHTNFYDYRVFEKSVDDSVVCYGTLSTNLEGKMVETETNPRLNIEKRQGMLCIRGFSIGKPVELDRLEKALHLAERFGGGEGWMPLVGVFGLWGQDGCLYIYNQ; translated from the coding sequence ATGAATTGGTCGTTTATACTACAACTGCTAATAACATTATTGGTAATTCTGCTGAGCGCCAATTGGTTGCTCagttcttttctattaGATTTTAAGAGAGACCTTACGGCAGTTGCCCTATCACAACAATCCAGCATATCCAGTGTTcgtaaagaaaatgaaacagCATATTATAGAAGCATCTTAGTACCCACTGGGTTCCCACTGACAACAGGATTGGGGCTTTCTTTGAAGTATAAAATAAGAAATGGTAATTTTGGTGATGTTTGGAATGCCATAATGGAGGTTTCCAAGGGAAAAAATACCATTAAGTTTACTGGGGACGAGAAAAGTCTTTCGTTAGGTGAACTTAATGGTATGGCCAAGCGCATATTTGGGAAACTATCTACTGagaatttcaaaaacatcGGTATATCTAATTCCATTGCAACGTTAGAAGGCTTCACGCTCACATTGGCTTCCTTAATGGTCTCTCTAAAGACTGGTTCTATACCTCATTTTTTGCCAGCGGTTCCTAGACAGCGGGTAAATGATCTTGACGTTCTGATCATCGATTCATGGAGATCTTTTAAGATGCTAAACGGCAGCGAGGATTGGTACAGGCTAATAATTGTTTGCGATGATCCCACAAGATCACCAGAACTCGATGCAAACAGTAAAGTTACTACTTGGAAAGAACTTGTAGAAGGGTTTACTAACGATACGGAGTACCAATATACACCACCAGATGACAACTCTGACGATAAGAAGCCTTTTGCATACGTAACTTCCCCATGGAATGGAACGAATAGTTTTAACCAAATCTGCCTGGTGAGTAATATAGCTGAATTCATTAAGGGCTTCCCCTTGGGCaatgaattgaataaaaatgaacacTTGACcatttcatcaaaactTGCAACGTCCAGTACTAGTCTACAAATTTGGGGAAAACTTTTTGCAGTTTTACTGCATGGCGGTTGTGCATCGTTTATCAACCCAGCAAATTTGGACTGCAAGTCCTTGCAAGAAACTACACttttatttattgaaaCAAGAGATGTTGCCAAATTACTAAATTCTAGTTCGAAAAGTGGATTGCTAAATAGAATTTGCTTATCCTGGGCCACAAATTTACTGAGCGAGGGtatttttacaaaaattgCCAAAATGGAGCCACATTCTCTTGACAGATTAAGATGTGTTTATTTAACGGATAGTATAAAGGATGCTGAAGTTATCTCAACGTTTCCTGAAAAAATTCCTAttctagaaaaaaagaatcaaagAACCACTCCTAGTACCAAACAGTTGAACAAGATAAGAGCGCAGTTAGCATCCCGTGTGGTCCTTGAATTATATTGTCCATATGCTATTATGGGTCCTGTAGCACATACCAACTTTTACGATTATAGAGTTTTTGAGAAATCAGTAGATGACAGCGTTGTTTGTTATGGTACATTAAGCACTAACTTAGAGGGAAAAATGGTGGAGACAGAAACTAACCCTCGTTTAAACATAGAAAAGAGGCAAGGTATGTTGTGTATTCGTGGCTTTAGCATAGGTAAACCAGTAGAGTTAGATCGTCTGGAGAAAGCTTTGCATTTAGCTGAAAGGTTTGGAGGGGGTGAAGGCTGGATGCCTTTAGTTGGCGTATTTGGTCTGTGGGGCCAGGACGGTTGCCTATACATCTATAACCAATAA
- the INM1 gene encoding inositol monophosphate 1-phosphatase INM1 (similar to Saccharomyces cerevisiae INM1 (YHR046C); ancestral locus Anc_5.286), with the protein MTIDLSSIEKFLCKLATEKVGPIIKSKSGTQKDYDLKTGSRRVDIVTAIDKQVEKLIWESVRAQYPNFKFIGEESYVKGETMITDDPTFIIDPIDGTTNFIHDFPFSCTSLGLTVNKEPVVGVIYNPHINLLVSASKGNGMRVNNKDYDYKSKLESMGSLILNKSVVALQPGSAREGKNFKTKMATYEKLLSCDYGFVHGFRNLGSSAMTMAYIAMGYLDSYWDGGCYSWDVCAGWCILKEVGGRIVGANRDEWNIGVDNRTYLAVRGTINNESDEQTKYITDFWNCVDGQLKYD; encoded by the coding sequence ATGACTATTGATTTATCTTCTATTGAGAAATTCCTGTGTAAGCTAGCTACTGAAAAAGTAGGTCCAATAATCAAATCCAAATCAGGCACCCAAAAGGATTATGATTTAAAAACTGGTTCCAGAAGGGTTGATATCGTGACAGCTATCGACAAGCAAGTTGAAAAGTTGATTTGGGAGTCGGTAAGAGCTCAATAtccaaatttcaaattcattggGGAAGAGAGTTACGTGAAAGGGGAGACTATGATTACCGATGATCCTactttcattattgatCCAATTGATGGGACCACAAACTTTATTCATGACTTTCCATTTAGCTGTACTTCTTTAGGACTAACGGTAAACAAAGAACCCGTAGTAGGTGTTATTTACAATCCTCACATTAACCTTCTTGTATCAGCATCTAAAGGAAACGGTATGAGGGTCAATAATAAAGACTACGACTATAAATCAAAACTAGAGTCTATGGGTTCTCTAATATTAAATAAATCCGTGGTGGCATTACAACCAGGTTCAGCTAGAGAGGGAAAGAATTTTAAGACAAAAATGGCTACTTATGAGAAATTATTATCCTGTGATTACGGTTTTGTTCACGGATTCAGAAATTTAGGATCATCTGCAATGACCATGGCCTATATAGCTATGGGATACCTAGATAGTTATTGGGATGGAGGCTGTTATTCATGGGATGTTTGCGCGGGGTGGTGTATTTTAAAAGAGGTAGGCGGTCGTATAGTGGGTGCCAATAGAGATGAGTGGAATATCGGAGTCGATAATAGGACATATTTAGCTGTGAGAGGAACAATAAACAATGAAAGTGACGaacaaacaaaatatatcaCGGACTTTTGGAATTGTGTTGATGGCCAGTTAAAATATGACTGA
- the AAP1 gene encoding arginine/alanine aminopeptidase (similar to Saccharomyces cerevisiae AAP1 (YHR047C) and APE2 (YKL157W); ancestral locus Anc_5.285), whose amino-acid sequence MSREVLPNNVIPLHYDIALEPDFETFRFEGSLKVDLQINDHSINSVQLNCLEIDLHSVYVEGVRAIEVRRNENQQTATFFFPNGTFENLGPTAKLEIKFTGILNDQMAGFYRAKYTDKATGETKYMATTQMEATDARRAFPCFDEPNLKATFDITLISEPFLTHLSNMDVKTEIVKEGRKFTTFNTTPKMSTYLVAFIVADLKYVENNGFRIPVRVYSTPGDEKLGQFATDLAAKTLSFFENTFGIEYPLPKMDMVAVHEFSAGAMENWGLVTYRVIDLLLDMQNSSLDRIQRVAEVIQHELAHQWFGNLVTMDWWEGLWLNEGFATWMSWYSCNEFQPEWKVWEQYVTDNLQRALTLDSLRSSHPIEVPVKNADEINQIFDAISYSKGSSLLRMISKWLGEETFIKGVSQYLNKFKYGNAKTEDLWDALTDASGKDVRSVMNVWTKSVGFPVLSVREQKNEIILSQHRYLSTGDVEKEEDTTIYPILLALKDHTGIDNSLVLNKRSATFEVKDQDFFKINGDQSGIFITSYSDERWAKLSKQANLLSVEDRVGLVADAKSLSASGYTSTTNFLNLISNWKTEDSFVVWEQITNSLSALKSTWVFEPKNVLDSLNKFTLKLVSSKLSELGWNINETDTFATQRLKVTLFNAACTSGNKKMQSIAVKMFDEYTNGDESAIPALFKPTVFSTVAKIGEQDSYEKIFHIYQNPVSSDEKIVALRALGRFEDSSLLERTLSYLLDGTVLNQDFYIPMQGIRTHKKGIERLWTWMQEHWDEISKRLQPGSPVLGGVLTLGLANFTSFEDLEKINAFYSKKVTKGYDQTLAQALDTIRARAQWVNRDRDVVAAYLHEHEYDQ is encoded by the coding sequence ATGAGTCGTGAAGTGCTGCCAAATAATGTTATCCCCTTACATTATGACATTGCATTAGAACCTGACTTCGAAACCTTTAGGTTTGAAGGGTCCCTCAAGGTTGATTTGCAAATCAACGATCATTCCATTAATTCAGTCCAATTGAATTGCCTGGAAATAGACCTGCATTCTGTCTATGTTGAAGGAGTCCGTGCCATTGAAGTTAGAAGAAACGAAAATCAACAAACGGCCacgtttttctttcctaaTGGAACTTTTGAGAATCTAGGACCTACTGCAAAGTTAGAAATTAAGTTTACTGGCATTTTAAATGACCAAATGGCTGGATTCTATAGAGCAAAATATACGGATAAAGCTACAGGTGAGACCAAGTACATGGCCACCACTCAAATGGAGGCTACTGATGCTAGAAGGGCCTTCCCTTGTTTTGATGAACCGAACTTGAAAGCTACTTTTGACATCACTTTAATCTCTGAACCGTTTCTAACTCATTTGTCTAACATGGATGTCAAAACTGAAATAGTTAAAGAAGGGAGAAAATTTACAACTTTTAATACTACTCCAAAAATGTCTACATATTTAGTAGCATTTATCGTAGCCGACTTGAAATACGTGGAAAACAATGGTTTCCGTATTCCAGTGAGAGTTTATTCCACTCCAGGCGATGAAAAACTTGGACAATTTGCTACCGATTTGGCTGCTAAGACTTTAAGTTTTTTTGAGAATACTTTTGGAATAGAATACCCGTTGCCAAAGATGGATATGGTGGCGGTTCACGAGTTTTCCGCGGGTGCCATGGAAAACTGGGGGTTGGTTACTTATAGAGTTATCGACTTGTTATTAGACATGCAAAATTCGAGTTTAGACCGCATTCAGAGAGTTGCCGAGGTCATTCAACATGAGCTAGCTCACCAATGGTTTGGCAACTTAGTTACCATGGACTGGTGGGAAGGTTTATGGTTGAATGAAGGATTTGCCACTTGGATGTCATGGTACTCCTGTAATGAGTTTCAACCAGAATGGAAAGTTTGGGAACAATACGTTACTGACAACTTACAGCGTGCTTTAACTTTAGATTCACTAAGATCTTCTCACCCAATTGAAGTTCCCGTTAAGAATGCAGACGAAATTAATCAGATATTTGATGCAATTTCGTATTCTAAAGGATCTTCTTTATTGAGGATGATCTCAAAATGGTTAGGTGAAGAGACTTTCATTAAAGGTGTGTCCCAATATTTGAATAAGTTCAAATACGGTAATGCGAAAACCGAAGATTTATGGGACGCCTTAACAGACGCTTCTGGTAAGGATGTGCGTTCGGTGATGAACGTTTGGACTAAAAGTGTCGGTTTTCCAGTACTATCTGTTAGGGAgcagaaaaatgaaattataTTATCTCAGCATCGTTATTTGAGTACTGGAGAtgttgaaaaggaagaggaCACCACCATATACCCTATTTTATTGGCTCTTAAAGATCATACAGGCATCGATAACTCTTTAGtattaaacaaaagatCTGCTACTTTTGAAGTAAAAGACCAAGACTTCTTCAAGATAAATGGTGATCAATCTggtatttttattacttCTTATTCGGACGAAAGATGGGCCAAGCTGTCTAAGCAGGCGAATTTATTATCCGTTGAAGATCGTGTTGGCTTAGTTGCCGATGCAAAATCTCTTTCTGCATCTGGCTATACGTCCACTACaaactttttgaacttgATTTCCAATTGGAAAACTGAGGACTCATTTGTTGTTTGGGAACAAATTACCAACAGTTTATCCGCTCTGAAATCTACTTGGGTTTTCGAACCTAAAAATGTTTTAGATTCTCTTAATAAATTTACTTTGAAATTAGTATCTAGCAAACTTTCTGAATTGGGATGGAATATCAACGAAACTGACACCTTTGCCACACAACGATTAAAGGTCACTCTTTTCAATGCCGCATGTACTTCAGGTAATAAAAAGATGCAATCCATTGCTGTGAAAATGTTTGATGAATACACCAATGGGGACGAAAGTGCCATTCCTGCACTGTTCAAGCCAACTGTTTTCAGTACTGTTGCCAAGATTGGTGAACAAGATAGTTACGAAAAGATTTTCCATATATACCAAAATCCTGTCTCCTCAGATGAGAAAATTGTTGCCTTGAGAGCTTTGGGTAGGTTTGAAGATAGTAGTCTTTTAGAAAGAACTTTGTCTTATCTGTTGGATGGGACAGTTTTGAACCAAGATTTCTACATCCCAATGCAAGGTATCAGAACTCACAAGAAGGGTATTGAAAGATTGTGGACATGGATGCAAGAACATTGGGATGAAATTTCCAAGAGACTACAACCAGGTTCACCTGTGTTAGGAGGCGTGTTGACATTAGGTTTAGCTAACTTCACATCCTTTGAAgaccttgaaaaaattaatgcATTCTATAGTAAAAAGGTCACTAAAGGTTATGATCAAACCTTAGCTCAGGCACTAGACACTATCAGAGCCAGGGCACAATGGGTGAACAGAGATCGTgatgttgttgctgcttATTTGCATGAACATGAATACGATCAATAG